TTCTAGATTaaggtttcctttttctgctttaGTGGAGACTTTTATGTGGGGTTATAGAGTTTCTGTGAGGTAGTGGTTATCATGTTCGCTTGACACATTATATGGGGACATTTTGGAACCTGTTTAAGGCCACCAGTAGGAGTTTCAAGGCCTGGTGAGAGCCAGTGGAGTGCACTGGAGGAAGCCTTTTGAAATGGGGTTCTATTTTTGGTGGCTGTGGAATGTTCTTTCTGCTCTTTTGGGAACATTTCACCTACTGCTTCTCGCTCCTTCCCTTGGCTAGTAAGCAGCAGGGTGTATCATAGTCATAACATCAGGGTGGGTGGGATGAGCAGAAAAGGTGACAGCAGTACTCATTAAAGCATGGAGAAGTGTCTTAATTCCTGTTAAAGGACCTTCTCCTTCCAACCTAAACTTTACTTTTACCTGGAATTTCCAATACCTTTGCTCTCACTAGCATCAGGTATATTGTAGCACTGGGATCAGAGAAAAGAGACCTGTTATAGGCGAATTCCTGTAGCACCTGGGTTTTGTTCTGGAGAGGTAGGCTAGAGAGAAATAGATAGGCTATTAAGGCTTATCTGTGGACTATTAGACGGGAGTGGCAAGGTATTCATTGTATCAAATAGTGAGGGAAAATGAATCAGCAGCCTTGAATGTCTCTTGTGTGCAAAGCCCAGTACTTGTGAAGAAAGTACAAAGTAGACTGGTTTTTACCCTTGGGGAAAGTCAGTCCCTTGAAGGAGGTAAGACTATCCCTATACAAGACACTAACAGTGATCTGTCACCCCAAACTGATAGTCATGTAAAATTCTACCGGGTGTTGGAGGAGATGCTGAAATAAATAGGGTAGATGGAGCTGAGTAAATTTAAGGAAGTCCTGGATGAGGAGTTTATTGGAGGGTTtggaaggcagggaggaaaaTAGAAGTGGAAACCCTTTTCAGAGATTCCATGACCTATTAAAGCTAACGCAGGAACAAGTCGtgtatttgcaaataataatagGAGTCGAGGGGAAAGATTCCTCTACAGACGAGTGGAGTCTTGAAACTTGGGTAGTATTTTCAGATGGAGAGTGGAGAGAGTTAAGCAAGACAGGAATGAGCATAACTAGCAGAGAAGGTCCTACTGCGAGGAAGAATGGGGACAGACTCTAGAAGACCTTGAAACCCAGACTCAAGGTAATCCTGAAGCTGTAGGCAGTAAAGAAGTCATTCCAAGGTGGGGAGAAGTTAGGTAACGGTAATAAAGTGTTCCTGAAGCTTGTCCTAGGGAACGTGGATTATGTACAGAGGCAAATGGAGATGGAAAGTTTCTAAGTAAGGAAAGGCCCTGGGCCTCAAAGACATTGCTGTAGCATGAGGACTGACAAATGGTTTCTTTCTAGGAAGTTATGAGGGACCCTGTGAGTAGCCAGTACAGCTCCTTCCTTTTCTGGAGGATGCCCATTCCAGAACTGGATCTGTCGGAGCTGGAAAGCCTGGGCCTGTCTGATACATCCACCTACAAGATCGATGACAGCAGCGTTGGCAAAATGACTGGGCAAGCAACTGgaacagaggaggagaaaaaccCGGAAGGTGATGCCCTCCTGGAGTACAGCACCTTCAATTTCTGGAGAGCTCCCATTGCCAGCATCCATTCCTTCGAATTGGACTTGATCTAAGCCCGAGACCTTCTCTCCCACCACCTTGCCCTCGTTGTCTTCACTTTCAAGCCCCTTCCTTTCCACCCTTTTCCCCTATTaatcttgctctctctcctctattGTGTTGAGGTGCTGATCAATCTGCTAGAGTCGTATggtgttgtatttattttttatttatttacttatttatttatcttccttGTCAGTGTCTCTCCAAAGCCCTCAAGCCACAAAGGGTTCAAGCAATGAAGTTACT
This DNA window, taken from Rhinolophus ferrumequinum isolate MPI-CBG mRhiFer1 chromosome 22, mRhiFer1_v1.p, whole genome shotgun sequence, encodes the following:
- the MLLT11 gene encoding protein AF1q, which codes for MRDPVSSQYSSFLFWRMPIPELDLSELESLGLSDTSTYKIDDSSVGKMTGQATGTEEEKNPEGDALLEYSTFNFWRAPIASIHSFELDLI